From one Delphinus delphis chromosome 21, mDelDel1.2, whole genome shotgun sequence genomic stretch:
- the RWDD4 gene encoding RWD domain-containing protein 4, producing MSANEDQEMELEALRSIYEGDESFRELSPVSFQYRIGENGDPKAFLIEISWTETYPQTPPIISMNAFFNNTISSAVKQSILAKLQEAVEVNLGTAMTYTLFEYAKDSKEQLMENHHPVHSAASISNIISVETPNTAPSSKKKDKKEQLSKAQKRKLADKTDHKGELPRGWNWVDVVKLSKTGSKDDE from the exons ATGAGTGCCAACGAGGACCAGGAG ATGGAACTGGAGGCATTGCGTTCTATTTATGAAGGAGATGAAAGTTTCCGGGAATTAAGTCCGGTTTCATTTCAATATAGG ataGGTGAAAACGGTGATCCCAAAGCCTTCCTAATAGAGATTTCCTGGACAGAAACCTATCCCCAGACACCTCCAATCATATCTATGAACGCCTTTTTTAACAACACCAT ATCATCAGCTGTAAAGCAGAGCATATTAGCCAAGTTACAGGAAGCAGTGGAAGTCAATCTCGGGACGGCCATGACCTACACATTGTTTGAATATGCCAAGGACAGCAAAGAGCAGCTCATGGAGAATCACCATCCTGTCCATTCGGCT gcGTCCATAAGCAATATCATCTCAGTTGAAACTCCTAACACAGCCCCATCaagtaagaaaaaagacaaaaaagaacaacTCTCAAAAGCCCAGAAACGGAAGCTGGCAGATAAAACAG ATCACAAAGGAGAACTTCCTCGAGGTTGGAACTGGGTTGATGTGGTGAAG tTAAGCAAAACTGGCTCTAAAGATGATGAATAG